Proteins encoded within one genomic window of Suricata suricatta isolate VVHF042 chromosome 17, meerkat_22Aug2017_6uvM2_HiC, whole genome shotgun sequence:
- the FAM187A gene encoding Ig-like V-type domain-containing protein FAM187A: protein MNLAHTTMLLWVWGSLRAFEIVEKEDIFHRTPCPAFLMFDNAAYLADMSFELPCSCKPEDVSAVVWYYQKHLGSGHTRVLTDFDGRVLTEAAQVRAGSDMLVRFSIRMFSLLVFRAQPGDSGLYFCGSSKGDYFYAYDVDIQSGEGTVATFKDLGQEPFADEQVGSLHIFTTFWEWTPCDRCGVRGEQWRIGLCYLQSPDLSPRYRKTLPDVVSCGSQAVPWKLRATAREHTPELLVQSCVAPCKKTAASQQGVMAIFSYVSKVGSRPWVPQVPIQFHQQRLGHSLIISCPGARPEHAVAWDKDRQYLYRTQYLKGVNRSMRVFIDHGNHLHIRFTQLSDRGIYYCWRQGVRVAGFRLSVTSRGRHRPSFSDPETRSAVQLTLLGYLFITAIFVTIHLCRCCRYLFRCGPNFSS from the coding sequence ATGAACCTGGCCCACACCACCATGCTCCTATGGGTGTGGGGGAGCCTCCGGGCCTTTGAAATTGTGGAGAAGGAGGACATCTTTCACAGGACCCCCTGCCCCGCTTTTCTGATGTTTGACAACGCGGCCTACCTGGCGGACATGAGCTTTGAGCTCCCCTGCAGCTGCAAGCCCGAGGACGTGTCCGCTGTCGTCTGGTACTATCAAAAGCACCTCGGGAGCGGCCACACCAGGGTGCTGACAGACTTCGACGGGAGGGTGCTGACAGAGGCAGCCCAGGTGCGCGCGGGCAGCGACATGCTGGTCCGCTTCAGCATCCGCATGTTCAGCCTGCTGGTCTTCCGGGCCCAGCCCGGGGACTCGGGCTTGTATTTCTGTGGCTCAAGCAAGGGGGACTACTTCTACGCCTACGATGTGGACATCCAGAGCGGCGAGGGAACGGTGGCCACCTTCAAGGACCTGGGCCAGGAGCCCTTTGCAGACGAGCAGGTCGGGAgcctccacatcttcaccaccTTCTGGGAGTGGACCCCCTGCGACCGCTGTGGTGTCCGTGGGGAGCAGTGGCGCATTGGCCTCTGCTACTTGCAGAGCCCAGACCTCTCCCCACGCTACCGGAAGACACTGCCCGATGTGGTGTCCTGCGGGTCGCAGGCCGTGCCCTGGAAGCTTCGGGCCACGGCCAGGGAGCACACACCCGAGCTCCTGGTTCAGAGCTGCGTGGCGCCCTGCAAGAAGACGGCAGCATCCCAGCAGGGCGTGATGGCCATCTTCAGCTATGTGTCCAAAGTGGGCAGCCggccctgggtgcctcaggtgcCCATTCAGTTCCACCAGCAGAGGCTGGGCCACAGCCTCATTATCTCCTGTCCCGGGGCCCGGCCGGAGCACGCTGTGGCCTGGGACAAGGACCGCCAGTACCTCTACCGAACTCAGTACCTGAAGGGTGTCAACAGGTCCATGAGGGTGTTCATCGACCACGGCAACCACCTCCACATCCGCTTCACCCAGCTCAGTGACCGGGGCATCTACTACTGCTGGCGGCAGGGGGTGCGGGTGGCTGGGTTCCGGCTGAGTGTCACCTCTCGAGGCCGCCACCGGCCCTCATTCTCGGACCCTGAGACTCGCTCTGCTGTGCAACTCACCCTGCTGGGCTACCTGTTCATCACGGCAATCTTTGTCACCATTCACCTCTGTCGGTGCTGCCGTTACTTATTTCGTTGTGGTCCCAACTTCTCCTCCTAG
- the GFAP gene encoding glial fibrillary acidic protein isoform X2, which produces MERRRVTSAARRSYVSFSEMAGGSLASGRRLGPGTRLSLARMPLPLPARVDFSLAGALNTGFKETRASERAEMMELNDRFASYIEKVRFLEQQNKALAAELNQLRAKEPTKLADVYQAELRELRFRLDQLTANSTRLEVERDNLAQDLGTLRQKLQDETNLRLEAENNLATYRQEADEATLARLDLERKIESLEEEIRFLRKIHEEEVQELQEQLARQQVHVELDVAKPDLTAALREIRTQYEAMASSNMHEAEEWYRSKFADLTDAAARNAELLRQAKHEANDYRRQLQALTCDLESLRGTNESLERQMREQDERHAREAASYQEALTRLEEEGQSLKDEMARHLQEYQDLLNVKLALDIEIATYRKLLEGEENRITIPVQTFSNLQIRETSLDTKSVSEGHLKRNIVVKTVEMRDGEVIKESKQEHKDVM; this is translated from the exons ATGGAGAGAAGACGGGTCACCTCAGCTGCTCGCCGCTCCTATGTCTCCTTCTCGGAGATGGCGGGGGGAAGCCTGGCCTCTGGCCGCCGTCTGGGGCCAGGCACCCGCCTCTCCCTGGCTCGGATGCCGCTTCCACTCCCGGCCCGGGTGGACTTCTCCCTGGCTGGGGCCCTCAACACCGGCTTCAAGGAGACCCGGGCCAGCGAGCGGGCAGAGATGATGGAGCTCAATGACCGCTTTGCCAGCTACATCGAGAAGGTGCGCTTCCTGGAGCAGCAGAACAAGGCACTGGCTGCGGAGCTGAACCAGCTGCGGGCCAAGGAGCCCACCAAGCTGGCCGACGTGTACCAGGCTGAGCTGCGGGAGCTACGGTTTCGGCTCGACCAACTCACCGCCAACAGCACCCGGCTCGAGGTCGAGAGAGACAACCTGGCACAGGACCTGGGCACCCTGAGGCAGAA GCTCCAGGATGAAACCAACCTGAGGCTGGAGGCGGAAAACAACCTGGCCACCTATCGACAG gaGGCAGATGAAGCCACCCTAGCCCGTCTGGATCTGGAGAGGAAGATTGAATCTCTGGAGGAGGAAATCCGGTTTTTGAGGAAGATCCACGAGGAG GAGGTGCAAGAGCTTCAGGAACAGCTGGCCCGGCAGCAGGTCCACGTGGAGTTGGACGTGGCCAAGCCCGACCTCACGGCGGCCCTGAGAGAGATCCGCACGCAGTACGAGGCAATGGCGTCCAGCAACATGCATGAGGCAGAGGAGTGGTATCGGTCCAAG TTTGCAGACCTGACTGATGCCGCGGCCCGCAATGCTGAGCTGCTCCGCCAGGCCAAGCATGAAGCCAATGACTACCGTCGCCAGCTGCAGGCCTTGACCTGCGACCTGGAGTCCTTGCGCGGCACA AACGAGTCCCTTGAGAGGCAGATGCGGGAGCAGGATGAGCGCCACGCGCGGGAGGCCGCGAGTTACCAGGAGGCGCTGACtcggctggaggaggaggggcagagcctcAAAGACGAGATGGCCCGCCATCTGCAGGAGTACCAGGACCTGCTGAATGTCAAGCTAGCCCTGGACATTGAGATCGCCACCTACAGGAAGCTGCTGGAAGGCGAAGAGAACCG CATCACCATCCCCGTGCAGACCTTCTCCAACCTGCAGATCCGAG AAACCAGCCTGGACACCAAGTCCGTGTCAGAAGGCCACCTTAAAAGGAACATTGTGGTGAAGACCGTGGAGATGCGGGATGGAGAG GTCATTAAGGAGTCTAAGCAGGAGCACAAGGACGTGATGTGA
- the CCDC103 gene encoding coiled-coil domain-containing protein 103: MERNNIIDFKALEKELQAALAADEKYKRENAAKFRAVAQKVASYEEFRGIVLASHLKPLERKDKIGGERTVPWNCHTTQRGTSQDEATEISQEQTLLQPETSAEFYRAWRRHLRSGPERYHVLLRLGGPKLGHLFQTDVGFGLLGELLVALAEHVRPDDRTVVLGILRSLAGTGRFALNLSLLSQVEREGCRGLFQKLQAMNPLRPTEEGLSQEEERLAGLQEEERLLQELLAVYQVD, from the exons ATGGAAAGGAACAACATTATTGACTTCAAGGCTTTGGAGAAAGAGCTGCAGGCTGCACTCGCTGCTGATGAGAAATACAAACGGGAGAATGCTGCCAAGTTTCGGGCAGTGGCACAGAAGGTGGCTTCCTATGAGGAGTTCAG GGGTATTGTCCTTGCATCACATCTGAAGCCACTGGAGCGGAAGGACAAGATAGGAGGAGAGAGGACTGTGCCCTGGAACTGTCACACTACTCAAAGAGGGACCTCCCAGGACGAGGCCACTGAAATCTCCCAG GAGCAAACCCTTCTCCAGCCTGAGACCTCCGCAGAGTTCTACCGTGCTTGGCGGCGGCACCTGCGCAGTGGGCCAGAGCGCTACCACGTCCTGCTGCGGCTCGGAGGCCCAAAGCTGGGTCACCTCTTCCAGACAGACGTGGGGTTTGGACTTCTAGGGGAGCTGCTGGTGGCGCTGGCCGAACACGTGAGGCCAGACGACCGGACGGTGGTGCTAGGGATCCTGCGTAGCCTGGCCGGCACCGGGCGCTTCGCCCTGAACTTGAGCCTGCTGAgccaggtggagagggagggctgCCGAGGCCTGTTTCAGAAGCTGCAGGCCATGAATCCTCTCCGGCCCACAGAGGAGGGGCTCAGCCAGGAGGAGGAGCGGCTTGCTGGGCTCCAGGAGGAGGAAAGGCTCTTGCAAGAGCTGCTAGCGGTGTACCAGGTGGATTGA
- the GFAP gene encoding glial fibrillary acidic protein isoform X1 → MERRRVTSAARRSYVSFSEMAGGSLASGRRLGPGTRLSLARMPLPLPARVDFSLAGALNTGFKETRASERAEMMELNDRFASYIEKVRFLEQQNKALAAELNQLRAKEPTKLADVYQAELRELRFRLDQLTANSTRLEVERDNLAQDLGTLRQKLQDETNLRLEAENNLATYRQEADEATLARLDLERKIESLEEEIRFLRKIHEEEVQELQEQLARQQVHVELDVAKPDLTAALREIRTQYEAMASSNMHEAEEWYRSKFADLTDAAARNAELLRQAKHEANDYRRQLQALTCDLESLRGTNESLERQMREQDERHAREAASYQEALTRLEEEGQSLKDEMARHLQEYQDLLNVKLALDIEIATYRKLLEGEENRITIPVQTFSNLQIRGGKSTKAGESYKVTRHLKSLTIQVIPIQVHQIVNGAPPALETSLDTKSVSEGHLKRNIVVKTVEMRDGEVIKESKQEHKDVM, encoded by the exons ATGGAGAGAAGACGGGTCACCTCAGCTGCTCGCCGCTCCTATGTCTCCTTCTCGGAGATGGCGGGGGGAAGCCTGGCCTCTGGCCGCCGTCTGGGGCCAGGCACCCGCCTCTCCCTGGCTCGGATGCCGCTTCCACTCCCGGCCCGGGTGGACTTCTCCCTGGCTGGGGCCCTCAACACCGGCTTCAAGGAGACCCGGGCCAGCGAGCGGGCAGAGATGATGGAGCTCAATGACCGCTTTGCCAGCTACATCGAGAAGGTGCGCTTCCTGGAGCAGCAGAACAAGGCACTGGCTGCGGAGCTGAACCAGCTGCGGGCCAAGGAGCCCACCAAGCTGGCCGACGTGTACCAGGCTGAGCTGCGGGAGCTACGGTTTCGGCTCGACCAACTCACCGCCAACAGCACCCGGCTCGAGGTCGAGAGAGACAACCTGGCACAGGACCTGGGCACCCTGAGGCAGAA GCTCCAGGATGAAACCAACCTGAGGCTGGAGGCGGAAAACAACCTGGCCACCTATCGACAG gaGGCAGATGAAGCCACCCTAGCCCGTCTGGATCTGGAGAGGAAGATTGAATCTCTGGAGGAGGAAATCCGGTTTTTGAGGAAGATCCACGAGGAG GAGGTGCAAGAGCTTCAGGAACAGCTGGCCCGGCAGCAGGTCCACGTGGAGTTGGACGTGGCCAAGCCCGACCTCACGGCGGCCCTGAGAGAGATCCGCACGCAGTACGAGGCAATGGCGTCCAGCAACATGCATGAGGCAGAGGAGTGGTATCGGTCCAAG TTTGCAGACCTGACTGATGCCGCGGCCCGCAATGCTGAGCTGCTCCGCCAGGCCAAGCATGAAGCCAATGACTACCGTCGCCAGCTGCAGGCCTTGACCTGCGACCTGGAGTCCTTGCGCGGCACA AACGAGTCCCTTGAGAGGCAGATGCGGGAGCAGGATGAGCGCCACGCGCGGGAGGCCGCGAGTTACCAGGAGGCGCTGACtcggctggaggaggaggggcagagcctcAAAGACGAGATGGCCCGCCATCTGCAGGAGTACCAGGACCTGCTGAATGTCAAGCTAGCCCTGGACATTGAGATCGCCACCTACAGGAAGCTGCTGGAAGGCGAAGAGAACCG CATCACCATCCCCGTGCAGACCTTCTCCAACCTGCAGATCCGAG GGGGCAAAAGCACCAAAGCCGGGGAAAGTTACAAGGTCACAAGACATCTCAAAAGCCTCACAATACAAGTTATACCAATACAGGTTCACCAGATTGTAAATGGAGCCCCGCCGGCTCTCG AAACCAGCCTGGACACCAAGTCCGTGTCAGAAGGCCACCTTAAAAGGAACATTGTGGTGAAGACCGTGGAGATGCGGGATGGAGAG GTCATTAAGGAGTCTAAGCAGGAGCACAAGGACGTGATGTGA